The genome window CACCTTGCTGTGACTCATGCTTTTGGTCTCCAATCACAGGCTTGatgcttttaaattttaatttcagtGCACTGACCTGCTGTAAGGAACCTGTCTCTCcaccaccccaccccccccccccccccaaaaaaaaaaagaggacagCATGTCCCTGCACTAGATTTTATCGCATGCTGCATTGTGGTATTACGGGGCCTTGTCAAGTTTTCTACCTTTATGCATAACATGGTTAATTGAATTTCTGAGGTTTCGATGGCAATTTGTTGCAGTTGCATATATATTCAAATGTGATTATTGTAAGTCTATGCCTTGTGTTTATAGTCTCTTGCCCAAAATTTGTTGTTTCATATTCTTAAAACTGTCCTATGCTCTTTGTACGTGTATATAAAAGCATACCAAAGTTATCAATTGTTAATTGATATCCAGGTATGGGTGTACAAGAAAACGTCAGAAGAAAAATTTCCCACTTTGAAGAAATATTCTGACAAAGCACCTCCAACTGATAAATTTGCCACCCATGAGGTCAAAGTAGATTATGAGTACCGAAGTGTTGAAGATACTAGTAAAGTTGTACCTCCAGAAGGAAGGATTAAAGGATATCGTTATGGACCTCAAGTAGTTCCCATAGCACCTTCAGAATGGGATGCTGTCAAGTTCAAACCAGAAAAGAGTGTAAAACTTCTAGGATTTACTGATGCAAAAAACATATTGCGGTACAACTTTAACTGCTTTGACTTGCATACAtataatccttttgattaatATTAATTGGAGTGATAACTTTTgatttgccttttcttttttcttgaccGCCGTGAATATCAAGACATTATTACATGAAAGATGTCAATGTTTTCATTGCTGATCCGGGCAATACAAGGGCAATTCTTGCAGTTTCTGCCCTAGCAAGAGcgatgaaagagaaaaataaggtGGCAATTGTGCGTTGTGTTTGGAGAAATGGGCAGGGGAGTGTTGTTGTGGGGGTTCTGACACCCAACGTTTCTGACAAAGATAATACTGTAGGTTTTAATACACATTCTTACTGGATCTTGttatatttgttaatttgtaCATCTCTGCTTCTCATTTATTGATGGTTTTCTTTCTTGGTTAATTTTGCATGCTTGGTTGTAATTGCTGGGCAGCCTGATTCCTTTTACTTTAACGTGCTTCCCTTCGCTGAGGATGTTCGAGAATTTCAATTTCCCTCCTTCAACAATTTCCCGGCATCATGGCAGCCTAATGAACAACAGCAAGAGGCTGCAGATAATTTGGTCAAGATGCTTGACCTGGCACCATCTGGCAAAGAGGAAGCACTGCAGCCTAACTTTACACCAAATCCTGTTCTGGAGGTACTCATTCTTGCAAATCTTCTGTCTTTATATATTAGTTTGACATAGAGTGCAAATGAACATGGCCTATGATTATTAAGTATTTACAATTCTACCCAATTCAATATGCTGTGCTGGTTTTCTACTTGTAACTAATACAGGTGTTATATATTGTCAGCGGTTTTATCGTTATCTTGAATTGAAATCAAAGCACCCAGATGCAGCTGTACCTCCGCTTGATGAAACTCTCAAGAAGATGACCGAACCTGATCCAGAAGTACTTTCTCAAAACAAGTCTGTTATTGATGCATTTCGCAGGAATTTTGAACTGAAAGAGAATCCAAAGGTCATTTTTACTGAAGCACtttcaaacaaagaaaatatgttATGCTGTGAAATTAATAGTCgctaaatctaattttatttggcTAGCAGCTGAAGAAATCAACTCGGCGATTTTTGCAAGAAAAACCATCTGGATTGAAAGAGGGAGAAGGTTGTGGCGACATTGCTGCTCAACCTGTTGATTCCATTAAAGATACATCTGTAGTTAAGGTTGAGAATATTGGGAATTTGACGCCTGTACAAGATTTTGAAAACATGATGTCATGTAGAGATGGTCCAGAATGGATTGGTAAGGCAATCAAGGATATGAAGAAGAGAATATTTGACTTGGTGGAGGACTCCTTTGAGGGGGACAATTATCCTAAAGCACTTGAATGTCTAGTTGCCCTTCGCAAGGGTTGCATCCTTGAGCAGGTACCTCCCTTCCAACTATATTTCTTCTGAACCCCAATTGATTTCAACTATGGTTtgatgattatatatatatatatatatatatatattttattttattttgagaatcttatatatatataactttaactttttacatttttttggccAAACAATTTTGTTTCACTTGGATAATGGTTAAAAGGCTATCTTTCAGTGTTCCTGCACAGCCATATTAAATTTAAAGCTACAGTTACAGCTCTGTTATTTTG of Quercus lobata isolate SW786 chromosome 8, ValleyOak3.0 Primary Assembly, whole genome shotgun sequence contains these proteins:
- the LOC115955261 gene encoding ATP-dependent DNA helicase 2 subunit KU80 isoform X1; this encodes MARNKETLLLLLDVGPSMHSVLPEVEKVCSLLAEKKLIYSKYDEVGVILFGTEDTKNELTKEVGGYQNVVVLRDTKVVDGDLVEALQQLPRGTRDGDFLDAIIVGMDILIKKFGETDKKKKRICLITNALCPIKDSFEGTKEDQVITIAEQLAKHGMGMESIVVRGRLAGDANKRIMEENDVLLNIFSQKTCAKLVYVESPTSLFGALRTRNISPVTIFRGDLELSSKMKIKVWVYKKTSEEKFPTLKKYSDKAPPTDKFATHEVKVDYEYRSVEDTSKVVPPEGRIKGYRYGPQVVPIAPSEWDAVKFKPEKSVKLLGFTDAKNILRHYYMKDVNVFIADPGNTRAILAVSALARAMKEKNKVAIVRCVWRNGQGSVVVGVLTPNVSDKDNTPDSFYFNVLPFAEDVREFQFPSFNNFPASWQPNEQQQEAADNLVKMLDLAPSGKEEALQPNFTPNPVLERFYRYLELKSKHPDAAVPPLDETLKKMTEPDPEVLSQNKSVIDAFRRNFELKENPKLKKSTRRFLQEKPSGLKEGEGCGDIAAQPVDSIKDTSVVKVENIGNLTPVQDFENMMSCRDGPEWIGKAIKDMKKRIFDLVEDSFEGDNYPKALECLVALRKGCILEQEPKHFNDFLHHLCKFCQKNNLNCFCEFLASKELTLISKTEAIDSEVTDDEARNFLVKSEPKTV
- the LOC115955261 gene encoding ATP-dependent DNA helicase 2 subunit KU80 isoform X2, whose product is MARNKETLLLLLDVGPSMHSVLPEVEKVCSLLAEKKLIYSKYDEVGVILFGTEDTKNELTKEVGGYQNVVVLRDTKVVDGDLVEALQQLPRGTRDGDFLDAIIVGMDILIKKFGETDKKKKRICLITNALCPIKDSFEGTKEDQVITIAEQLAKHGMGMESIVVRGRLAGDANKRIMEENDVLLNIFSQKTCAKLVYVESPTSLFGALRTRNISPVTIFRGDLELSSKMKIKVWVYKKTSEEKFPTLKKYSDKAPPTDKFATHEVKVDYEYRSVEDTSKVVPPEGRIKGYRYGPQVVPIAPSEWDAVKFKPEKSVKLLGFTDAKNILRHYYMKDVNVFIADPGNTRAILAVSALARAMKEKNKVAIVRCVWRNGQGSVVVGVLTPNVSDKDNTPDSFYFNVLPFAEDVREFQFPSFNNFPASWQPNEQQQEAADNLVKMLDLAPSGKEEALQPNFTPNPVLERFYRYLELKSKHPDAAVPPLDETLKKMTEPDPEVLSQNKSVIDAFRRNFELKENPKLKKSTRRFLQEKPSGLKEGEGCGDIAAQPVDSIKDTSVVKVENIGNLTPVQDFENMMSCRDGPEWIGKAIKDMKKRIFDLVEDSFEGDNYPKALECLVALRKGCILEQFFLCRNQNISMIFYTIFVNSAKRITLIVSVNFLHPKNSP